In Marmota flaviventris isolate mMarFla1 chromosome 17, mMarFla1.hap1, whole genome shotgun sequence, a single genomic region encodes these proteins:
- the LOC139702546 gene encoding large ribosomal subunit protein eL39: protein MSSHKTFRIKRFLAKKQKQNRPIPQWIRMKTGNKIRYNSKRRHWRRTKLGL, encoded by the coding sequence ATGTCTTCTCACAAGACTTTCAGGATCAAGCGATTTTTGgccaagaaacaaaagcaaaatcgtCCCATTCCCCAGTGGATTCGAATGAAAACTGGTAATAAAATCAGGTACAATTCCAAGAGGAGACACTGGAGGAGAACCAAGCTGGGTCTATAA